The stretch of DNA GTGCGATTGGAGTAAAAAGGCTCTCCTTACAATCCAGATTAAAATCCTTAAAACATACAGAATCAAAAATTTGAAAGGGAAATGATGTGTTTGCCCCTCCGTCCCCTTTCCTTACCTCCATAGTCCATCCCATCTCCTACCCTTTTAGCGAGGGTAAAGGGAGTTAATCCTACCTAACTAGATCTATATCTTTCTGATCATGGTTCTAAGTTCGCTAGTCCAAATAGGGAACAGCCCCATGAAGGATCTAAACTTGGCTTATTCAATACTTCATCCACATTAAGCTTCATATGGAGTACTTCATTGGCACAAAAATGTAGGGAGCAAAGAGAAGAAATACCAGTAATAATGAGTGTTTTATTCAAGAATTTACTGATTGCAGGTTTAGTTACAAATGTTCTCTTTAACCCTGAACAAATCTTATAGATTCTACATATTGCTCCTGAAGCCTACAAGGTTAAACATGATTCAATTAACCCAATTGACACTTCCAGATTCTTTGCTAGTTAAAACCACACATGCTATCGAAAGATAGTTCTGAGAGAGCCAGAACGATAATTGGACACTACTTTAAAAATTAAACAGATGAAAGAATTTAACAGGAGGCTGAACACTACTGTGGGGTCCGAAGAGCGCCGTTTTCTTCATGTTAACAAATAATTATCTGAATTCCAGTTTGGTTAACTTCAGAATAGACGCTCCACTGATTCAGGAGATGACATATTTGCCACACCTTTGAACTGCAACACATCAAATTTTTACTGTTAGTAGTAGTTTAATGTTTTACTAGATTGTATATGGGATTCAAAAAAGTAGACAACCAAAGTTACAATAATCTTCTTTTTGCCTAACTTTGTACCTTTTCATTTCTGTACTTCTCACGAATTGCGTTCAATGCTGATTGACTGGTGTTTAATTGCAAGTCTTGCATAGCAACGACAGTAGCTTTGAGTTCGGTGGCATTGTAACCGGTATAGTGTTCTAGAGTAGCATTCTGCCATAGAAGCCTCAACCGTCAGTTAATACTTAAGAACAACAAAAGGTAATAAACTGGCACAAAtgtggaaaacataatgaaacagAGTACGCAGATAATTTGATGAGATTAGAAGAATTAAGTTTAAAAAAGTTCAAATGGAAAGAAAAAGGTTTGAACGCTAGAAAcataaaaagaagaaaaatgactgACCCAAGGATGAGATGATTGATCAATTGTCCATCTGGCAAGAAATACTGCAGATGCCGCGATTAGTGAAGGGAGAAATTTGAGAAAGCTGTACTCGACAAGAGTCAGTTCAGCTAGATAATTTGCCAAGAACTCCAAGTCAGCTGAAGGGACCTGCAAATATGGAATAGGACATCAAAGTTCTGCTCCATGCCTCCATGTTAATAACTCGAAAATCAGTAGAAAAGTTAAGCACATTGTCGTACCTTGTAAGTAGCTTGTGCAGCAAGGATGTATCTCCTCAAAAATGTTTTTGCAGTAGGAACACAGAGTTGAAAGCAAAGAAAATTGAGAACTTTTCTTTCCATGAGCAGTACCTGGTCATATAACACAATAACACATCACTCATGAGAGACTTGAAAAAATGGGTAAAACACAAACATAGATAGATAGACAATAAAACTAAAGTACATAGAAATCATAAGCATTATGTTCCACAGTTGGAGTGGCGAGAAATCTGGTTTGATGTAAAATAGAGTATTTATAACTTGTTGCGTTTTTATTTTTTGTGGATTAGCGCAGTCATTCTATGCAATCCTTGACACTTTGTTGGTTAAGCGTCATCAAAAACAGTCTTACTATATTGTTAACACAGGGGTAAGGTTGCATACATCAAATCCACGAGGGCTGTCATTGTGGAGCCCTTGAGGCACTAgggtattgttattgttgttttattCAATATAAGCAGCGAAGACAGAAGATTATCTTATTTTCATAGACGCACATCTAAGGGGTGAAAAAAAATTGGTATAAAAACAATtgatatacaaaaattcaaacaaGTAGTCATTACTAAGAACAAAATTGTGCAAAGTGCTGGACTTTGCCACAGAACTATTTGGGAGAACAACCGAAGTAAAGTGACCAGGTGAAACACCTCAAACTAAAGGACTCACTTCTTCTTTTGAGTAAGTGTTGGCTGTGATGTAGCAGAAATCCTCGACTTGTGGAGCGTTCATTTCTTCGTATTTTCTACCAATCACAAATACAAGAAATTAAGGCAGAATTGTAAACTATATTGATCTCTGTTGTGATAAGCAAATAAACTAAGAGAGATCCGAACTTAACTAATGACAAAGAAAGACTTACGAGGCAATCAGCATGCAAGTTACACCGAGCAGCTGCAGTTTTTGCTTTTCCATGTAATTTCCCGAAAGATAACGATCAATAAGATTCACAGTCAAGTATAGAGTGTCTGGAACCAATTTGTACTCTAAAGAAACCTGCTAAGATTATAAAATCATAAATTGAACAATTAAGGGCCGATGGATGATGCTTAACAATTTAAGACTGCATTCCTATGTTTCAGGAGACAAAAAAATGGTACTGAATGTTAAATGGCGTTAATGGGCAGATAGCTTTTATACTTGAACAATTATTAGATTTTAAAGTTGTGAACACTTTCACTAACCTCTACAATCCAATCAACAAGAATTCCTCTCATGCCTGAAGTGACATCCCGTTGCATATTTTCCATATAGTCAAAAGAGGGCCTCTGATTGAGCTGCACGCAGACAATATTTCATGAACTAATGCAACTCCATTTGTAAGGACACGCAAAATCTATGAAAGGGTAAGCAAAATATCGTAGATTAAAGCACAAAAGGGAAATTATGTTTCTCTTTATAAGAGATTTTGCAATGATCTTAATGTTATGGGGTGTGTCAAGTCAAAACAAGTTTTACTGCTTTACAACAACAAAATTTACTAGGCTACTTCCTCTATCTCAGACATGTTATTACGTATTCGACATTGGTTTGGCTCAgctaattgtttacattttgtttttgaAGTAAAGTTtacataaagaaaaataaaaacttATCAATCCCATCTCTCAAGACAGAACTCATCCACTCTCAGAGCCACCCTACCGAACCCCACACACTACTTTTTGGCCCTGGGTAGGGGTTTAAGTTGGAGGAGAGGTGAGGTAAAGAATTTTGGGAGTGGGGGGGAGGGGGTTAGGATGGTCAATATAGTGGAAATAGTAAAGTAAGGATTAGCAACACAAATCCCGCTTGTGTTTGGTCACATAAAAAATCGATtaaaaactaaatataaaaaaaatgaatgagCCGGAGGGAATCATTTTTGCTCTCATTTAGCAGATGAAGTTGGCTTTTGAATTTTGATTCCCCAATGAAGTGAGCAGCCTTAACACTAACGCAGAATATCATGTGTTGCATTTAGCCTGTTGGTGACTGCTACAGTAAACCATAGGGATTGCATACATATAACATACCTCTGTAACACGCTTGCTCAAATATATATCTGAAGCATAGAGGCTACACAATAGAGGGTCCTTTTGATTGAAATCAATGTCTATTATGCTTGGATTATTGGAACCTTTGGTTTTCTCATCAAGCTCGTCTCCTGTATCAGATAATCAGAAAGAAGCAACCTTCAAATCAACAATCGAGCTGATACCGCTGATACCACGTTAAGCTACTTAATACAAACAATATCATGTTTTAGAGATCACATTATGTTTAAACTAATATTTGAGCATAAACTGTTTGGAAACTTCGGAGTTTGCCCAAAGTACAAAACTCAGAACATTTGAGGACAGAAGTGTCActagtgaaaatttaaaactctaTACAAACATTGTTGGGCTTTAGGCCGTTTAGGGAACATGATAATAACATTTGAGCATTAATTTTGGAAATTTGTGTGTTTTCGCAGCAAAACAGCATTAAGAACATTTGAGAGAAGCAACAGTGTTGAAATAAAAACTAACAAGA from Silene latifolia isolate original U9 population chromosome 10, ASM4854445v1, whole genome shotgun sequence encodes:
- the LOC141605562 gene encoding cyclin-A2-2-like isoform X1, whose translation is MNKENIGAVKAREPPLRITRARAKALGTMGGQVQKPPRPEPHKFLRAKRLATSENNLTAPSANLQKKRRATLADVTNVLCEQSHVSCFTAGKLQRNKQAKKGLIRKNVKVTPVVPEAIMDDQDDVKNKIAEDISKLTVEPQHINSTHINSCHKFQKDLSVHLISKGIRERLLVPHLLQKGDELDEKTKGSNNPSIIDIDFNQKDPLLCSLYASDIYLSKRVTELNQRPSFDYMENMQRDVTSGMRGILVDWIVEQVSLEYKLVPDTLYLTVNLIDRYLSGNYMEKQKLQLLGVTCMLIASKYEEMNAPQVEDFCYITANTYSKEEVLLMERKVLNFLCFQLCVPTAKTFLRRYILAAQATYKVPSADLEFLANYLAELTLVEYSFLKFLPSLIAASAVFLARWTIDQSSHPWNATLEHYTGYNATELKATVVAMQDLQLNTSQSALNAIREKYRNEKFKGVANMSSPESVERLF
- the LOC141605562 gene encoding cyclin-A2-2-like isoform X2 yields the protein MNKENIGAVKAREPPLRITRARAKALGTMGGQVQKPPRPEPHKFLRAKRLATSENNLTAPSANLQKKRRATLADVTNVLCEQSHVSCFTAGKLQRNKQAKKGLIRKNVKVTPVVPEAIMDDQDDVKNKIAEDISKLTVEPQHINSTHINSCHKFQKDLSVHLISKGIRERLLVPHLLQKGDELDEKTKGSNNPSIIDIDFNQKDPLLCSLYASDIYLSKRVTELNQRPSFDYMENMQRDVTSGMRGILVDWIVEVSLEYKLVPDTLYLTVNLIDRYLSGNYMEKQKLQLLGVTCMLIASKYEEMNAPQVEDFCYITANTYSKEEVLLMERKVLNFLCFQLCVPTAKTFLRRYILAAQATYKVPSADLEFLANYLAELTLVEYSFLKFLPSLIAASAVFLARWTIDQSSHPWNATLEHYTGYNATELKATVVAMQDLQLNTSQSALNAIREKYRNEKFKGVANMSSPESVERLF